In Kribbella amoyensis, the genomic stretch TCGGGTAGTAGGTGAACAGGAAGTCCTCGACGGGATGGGGCTCACGGCGCTTCCGTCGGGCGAGGTGACCGGCGATCAGGTCGTCGACCCGGGCGGCGTGCGCGGCGGCGAGCGGCTCCCACTCGTGCGGTGCCAGGACCTGCTGGTCGGTGAAGACGGTCACAGGTCCAGGGTGAAGGCGTACAGGTCGACGCCGGGGACGGGCGACCAGTCGCGCTCGGGGAGACGGGTGAAGCCGAGCCGCTCGTAGATGCGGTGAGCCGTGGTCATGTAGGTCGCGCTGGACAGCACTACGCGGCGCAGACCGAGCTCGCGGGACCGCTCGACGCAGTGCTCGGACAACGCCGTACCGACGCCGAGGCCGCGCGCCTTCGACGAGACCCCGAGCATCCGGAACTCGCCTTCGTCGTCCGCGCCGATCTCGCGGTACACCGAGCCCGGGGGACAGAAAGTGACCGTGCCGAGCAACTGCGTACCGTTCGTGGCAACCCACAACTCGGCCTTCTCCGCGCGGTCCGCAGCGGCCAGCAGGGTCAGGCGGTACTCGGACCGGACCGGGATGAAGCCGTCGCTCGAGTACGCCTCGACGGTGAGCTCGCCGACGGCCTCGTACTCGGCCGGCCGGGCGAGCCGGATGTCAGTCGTCACCGGATAACTGTCTCATCCCCGCACGGCGGTAGGCTCGGGCCGTTCATTCCCTTGACTGAAGGCCTCCCGTGCGTATCGCCAGATTCTCCGTCGACGACGAACCGAAGTACGGCGTCGTCGAGACCGACGACCCCGAGGGACTGGTCGGCACCGTCAGCGTGCTCGACTCGGATCCGCTCTACCGGCCGGTCCAGTTCACCGGCGAGAAGCTGCAGTTGGCCGACGTCCGGCTGCTCGCCCCGGTGATCCCGCGCAGCAAGGTGGTCGGCGTCGGCCGCAACTACCGCGCGCACGCCGAGGAACTCGGCAACGAGGTCCCGGCGCAGCCGCTGATCTTCTACAAGCCGAACACCTCGGTGATCGGCCCGCGCGACGGCATCGTCTACCCCGAGCAGACCAACGAGCTGCACTTCGAGGGCGAACTCGCGATCGTGATCGGCCGGATCTGCCGCGACGTCCCGAAGGAACGGGTCGACGAGGTGATCTTCGGTTACACGATCGGCAACGACGTCACCGCGCGCGACCTGCAGAAGTCCGACGGCCAGTGGGCCCGGGCCAAGGGGTACGACACGTTCTGCCCGCTCGGCCCGTGGATCAGCACCGAGCTGGACGCGTCCGACCTGCGGGTCACCACGGAGGTGAACGGCGAGCTGAAGCAGGACGGGCGGACGTCGCAGTTCATCTTCGGCATCCCGGAGGTGCTGGCCTACATCACCTCCTTCACCACGCTGCTGCCCGGCGACGTGGTGCTCACCGGTACCCCCGCGGGTGTCGGTCCGATGCTGCCCGGCGACGAGGTGTCGGTCGGCGTCGAAGGAATCGGAACTCTGACGAACA encodes the following:
- a CDS encoding GNAT family N-acetyltransferase — encoded protein: MTTDIRLARPAEYEAVGELTVEAYSSDGFIPVRSEYRLTLLAAADRAEKAELWVATNGTQLLGTVTFCPPGSVYREIGADDEGEFRMLGVSSKARGLGVGTALSEHCVERSRELGLRRVVLSSATYMTTAHRIYERLGFTRLPERDWSPVPGVDLYAFTLDL
- a CDS encoding fumarylacetoacetate hydrolase family protein; the encoded protein is MRIARFSVDDEPKYGVVETDDPEGLVGTVSVLDSDPLYRPVQFTGEKLQLADVRLLAPVIPRSKVVGVGRNYRAHAEELGNEVPAQPLIFYKPNTSVIGPRDGIVYPEQTNELHFEGELAIVIGRICRDVPKERVDEVIFGYTIGNDVTARDLQKSDGQWARAKGYDTFCPLGPWISTELDASDLRVTTEVNGELKQDGRTSQFIFGIPEVLAYITSFTTLLPGDVVLTGTPAGVGPMLPGDEVSVGVEGIGTLTNKVIVRD